In one Methanothermobacter sp. genomic region, the following are encoded:
- a CDS encoding radical SAM protein: MSLAERVRVLSDSAQFDLCDYSADPSQRNPSLPGIYYTSYRGCRVPLFKVLLTNRCCNDCRYCINSAEKEPVELKPEEVAGIFLDYYERRYVDGLFLSSGVSRDPDETMEKLLETLRILRLEGYGGYIHLKIIPGSSMDTVRRAMELASRVSINLETATRDGLDELSSTKDYSVDILRRMRWISRFKRRHPELAPSGQSTQLMVGAVDETDEDIVKRVKWIYDKYYLRRVYFSGFQPIEGTALEKRAEADPRRVFRLYQTDALLKSYDFGVDELRFSGGYLDTSVDPKYAAAMEMDIFPVDLKTAPYHELIRVPGIGPRSARKIIELRAKVNLTPDILKGMGVRLGRAEPFIYLDGSQTTLSSWNKSD, from the coding sequence ATGAGTCTTGCTGAAAGGGTCCGGGTGCTGAGTGACAGTGCCCAGTTTGACCTCTGCGACTACAGTGCAGACCCCTCCCAGCGGAACCCTTCGCTGCCGGGTATCTACTACACCAGTTACAGGGGCTGCAGGGTCCCCCTCTTCAAGGTTCTGCTCACCAACAGGTGCTGCAACGACTGCAGGTACTGTATAAACAGCGCAGAGAAAGAGCCTGTTGAGCTGAAGCCGGAGGAAGTTGCAGGGATATTCCTTGACTACTATGAGAGGCGCTACGTTGATGGACTCTTCCTCAGCTCTGGGGTGAGCAGGGACCCTGATGAAACCATGGAGAAGCTCCTGGAGACACTCAGAATCCTAAGACTTGAGGGTTATGGCGGTTACATACACCTCAAGATCATACCGGGCTCATCCATGGACACCGTAAGAAGGGCCATGGAACTTGCAAGTCGTGTGAGCATCAACCTTGAGACCGCGACCAGGGATGGCCTTGATGAACTTTCATCCACCAAGGACTACAGTGTTGACATCCTGCGGAGAATGAGGTGGATCAGCAGGTTCAAGAGGAGACACCCTGAACTTGCGCCCTCAGGTCAGAGCACCCAGCTGATGGTTGGGGCTGTTGATGAAACAGATGAGGATATAGTTAAACGTGTTAAGTGGATCTACGATAAATATTACCTCAGGAGGGTGTACTTCAGTGGTTTTCAGCCCATTGAAGGGACTGCACTTGAGAAAAGGGCCGAAGCAGACCCCAGGCGTGTCTTCAGACTTTACCAGACAGACGCGCTCCTGAAGTCCTATGATTTCGGTGTTGATGAGTTGAGGTTCAGTGGGGGCTACCTGGACACCTCTGTGGATCCAAAGTACGCCGCAGCCATGGAGATGGATATCTTCCCGGTGGACCTCAAGACCGCCCCCTATCATGAACTCATCAGGGTTCCTGGAATAGGACCAAGGTCGGCCAGAAAAATAATTGAACTGAGGGCTAAGGTTAACCTCACCCCGGATATCCTGAAGGGAATGGGGGTGAGGCTGGGCAGGGCTGAACCCTTCATATACCTTGATGGATCCCAGACAACCCTCAGCAGCTGGAATAAGAGCGATTGA